The Impatiens glandulifera chromosome 3, dImpGla2.1, whole genome shotgun sequence genome contains a region encoding:
- the LOC124932782 gene encoding uncharacterized protein LOC124932782 produces the protein MISVPSCAVFEVHALSLRQGFRLKGATNTRIRQIRASSAASGVSLSTLESAIEKKDSNAVKEALDQLSEVGWAKRWGSQPYVSRRTTSLRELTVLGIKNAETLAIPSVRNDAAFLFTVVGTTGFLGVLAGQLPGDWGFFVPYLIGSISLIVLAVGSISPGLLQAAIGGFSSFFPDYQERIARHEAAHFLVAYLLGFPILGYSLDIGKEHINLIDETLEKKIYSGQLDAKELDRLAVVAMAGLAAEGLQYDKVVGQSADLFTLQRLINRTKPQLSKDQQQNLTRWAVLFAGSLLKNNKTIHETLMSAMSKKASVIDCINVIENATSS, from the exons ATGATCTCCGTCCCATCTTGTGCTGTGTTTGAGGTCCATGCCTTAAGTTTACGCCAAGGATTCCGCCTAAAAGGAGCCACAAACACTCGTATACGGCAGATTAGAGCTTCCTCCGCTGCTTCAGGCGTCAGTCTCTCCACTCTTGAGTCTGCCATTGAGAAG AAAGATAGTAACGCTGTTAAAGAGGCACTTGATCAGTTGAGTGAAGTTGGATGGGCCAAAAGATGGGGTTCTCAGCCATACGTCTCACGTCGTACG ACTTCTCTGAGGGAGCTGACTGTTCTCGGGATTAAGAATGCAGAAACCCTTGCGATCCCAAGTGTTCGAAATGAT GCAGCTTTTCTCTTTACAGTAGTGGGGACAACAGGATTTTTGGGTGTGCTTGCTGGGCAGCTTCCAGGG GACTGGGGATTCTTTGTACCGTACCTGATTGGAAGCATTTCCTTAATAGTTTTAGCTGTGGGAAGCATCTCACCTGG GCTTCTTCAAGCAGCCATTGGTGGGTTTTCGTCATTTTTTCCTGATTATCAAGAAAGGATTGCTAGACATGAAGCAGCTCATTTCTTAG TTGCTTATTTATTGGGTTTCCCAATACTTGGATATTCACTTGATATTGGAAAAGAACACATAAATCTGATTGATGAAACACtggaaaagaaaatatatagtGGTCAGCTTGATGCCAAGGAATTGGACAG GTTGGCTGTTGTAGCCATGGCTGGACTGGCTGCTGAAGGCCTGCAATATGATAAAGTTGTTGGACAATCTGCTGATCTTTTTACACTTCAG AGATTAATAAACAGAACTAAACCCCAACTTAGCAAAGATCAGCAACAGAATCTTACCAGATGGGCA GTACTATTTGCTGGGTCCCTCCTAAAGAACAATAAAACTATTCATGAAACCCTAATGTCTGCAATGTCAAAAAAGGCAAGTGTCATTGACTGCATTAATGTAATTGAGAATGCTACTTCTTCATAA